A region from the Hyalangium minutum genome encodes:
- a CDS encoding sigma-54-dependent transcriptional regulator, with translation MGRILVVDDEEGVRSFLAESLELDGHQIEEAASGEEGLERLRAKSFDLVLTDLRMPGMGGMQLLEKAQAEQPEVEFIVLTAHGNVENAVQAMKLGAFDFIQKPVSGPAELRLLANRALERRRLKDQAEVVQATAEAPVLSYGDPAMTPVVEALRKVARTHATVLLLGESGTGKEVAARAIHRMSDRAQGPFVAINCATLSEGLLESELFGHEKGAFTGATDRKRGRIELAHGGTFFLDEVGELKPAIQARLLRVLQERAFERVGGTRTLEVDVRWIAATHRDLRGQIADGTFREDLYHRLSVFPVKLPPLRERKGDILPLADVLLARACHELKRPVLKLSEAAKKELLGGQWTGNIRELANALERAAILSDGEILEPWHLLVEPARTPAPAAAPAATGAETGAMTLEEMERRTIERVLQEVGGNRREASERLGIGLRTLYEKLKRYKIG, from the coding sequence ATGGGACGCATTCTGGTGGTGGACGATGAAGAGGGCGTCCGGAGCTTCCTGGCGGAGAGCCTCGAGCTGGACGGTCATCAGATCGAGGAGGCGGCGAGCGGCGAGGAGGGGCTGGAGCGCCTGCGAGCCAAGAGCTTCGACTTGGTGCTGACGGACCTGCGGATGCCAGGAATGGGCGGGATGCAGTTGCTGGAGAAGGCGCAGGCAGAACAGCCCGAGGTGGAGTTCATCGTGCTGACGGCGCACGGGAACGTGGAGAACGCCGTACAGGCAATGAAGCTGGGAGCGTTCGACTTCATCCAGAAGCCGGTGAGCGGACCGGCGGAGCTGCGGCTCCTGGCCAACCGGGCGCTGGAGCGGCGCAGGCTGAAGGATCAGGCCGAGGTGGTACAGGCGACGGCGGAAGCGCCGGTGCTGAGCTACGGAGATCCGGCCATGACGCCGGTGGTGGAGGCGCTGAGGAAGGTGGCGCGCACGCATGCCACGGTGCTGCTGCTGGGCGAGAGTGGGACGGGCAAGGAGGTGGCGGCGCGGGCCATCCACCGCATGAGCGATCGGGCCCAGGGGCCTTTCGTGGCCATCAACTGCGCCACGCTGTCCGAGGGGTTGCTGGAGAGCGAGCTGTTCGGCCACGAGAAGGGCGCGTTCACAGGGGCCACGGACCGCAAGCGTGGGCGCATTGAGCTGGCACACGGCGGTACGTTCTTCCTGGACGAGGTGGGCGAGCTGAAGCCGGCGATCCAGGCAAGGCTGCTGCGAGTACTACAGGAGCGTGCCTTCGAGCGCGTGGGCGGCACACGGACGCTGGAGGTGGACGTGCGGTGGATCGCGGCGACGCACCGGGATCTGCGCGGGCAGATTGCCGATGGGACGTTCCGCGAGGACCTCTATCACCGGCTCTCGGTGTTCCCGGTAAAGCTGCCACCGCTGCGAGAGCGCAAGGGAGACATCCTCCCGCTGGCGGACGTGCTGCTGGCGCGGGCCTGCCATGAGCTGAAGCGGCCGGTGCTGAAGCTGTCCGAGGCGGCGAAGAAGGAGCTGCTCGGGGGTCAGTGGACGGGAAACATCCGCGAGCTGGCGAACGCGCTGGAGCGAGCGGCCATCCTCTCGGACGGAGAGATCCTGGAGCCTTGGCACCTGCTGGTGGAGCCTGCACGCACTCCCGCGCCTGCTGCCGCTCCCGCGGCCACGGGCGCGGAGACGGGCGCGATGACGCTTGAGGAGATGGAGCGGCGCACCATCGAGAGAGTGCTGCAAGAGGTCGGCGGCAACCGGCGCGAGGCCTCCGAGCGGCTGGGGATCGGCCTGCGCACGCTCTACGAGAAGCTCAAGCGCTACAAGATCGGCTAA
- a CDS encoding ATP-binding protein translates to MRWSRWGILITAILMGSGMVLSAVVSHSRVHHISENLVRGQAQLVIEAVRQGLRDLGMPPTSAKLERLLTHLQEQGVRYLALVPRDGPFEVGTALGGPPSVELLPHGMEPETVLTEVGSRIRVVVRVPPPPPQAAPPPGAPPLNGEPPSPPPREAGGFQRGPPPGGSPPPPAPANQPPPNRRRDLPPTIVEFEPLMAQELEAGSRRSLLISSIVALALLTGAAIAFRWLKGREALEAKLARERHLAVLGEMSAVLAHELRNPLASLKGHAQLLAEALPEGRSRTKAERVVKEALRLEDLTSSLLAFVRTGTIQRQETDPVAVVRAAAEEVDPRLIELDAQGAPASWSLDAARMQQVLSNLLRNAVQASPAGSSVFARIATEEQALLYEVRDVGSGIPPGQENVIFEPFHTGRPLGNGLGLAVARRVVELHGGSIRASNHPEGGALFRVRIPFAA, encoded by the coding sequence ATGCGGTGGTCGCGCTGGGGGATCCTCATCACCGCGATCCTGATGGGCAGCGGGATGGTGCTCTCCGCAGTGGTGAGCCACTCGCGCGTGCACCACATCTCCGAGAACCTCGTCCGTGGCCAGGCGCAGCTGGTCATTGAGGCCGTTCGCCAGGGGCTTCGGGACCTCGGCATGCCGCCCACCTCCGCAAAGCTGGAGCGGCTGCTCACCCACCTCCAGGAGCAGGGGGTGCGGTACCTGGCCCTGGTGCCACGCGATGGGCCCTTCGAAGTCGGCACAGCCTTGGGAGGTCCTCCCTCCGTAGAGCTGCTGCCTCATGGCATGGAGCCCGAGACAGTCCTCACGGAGGTTGGCTCCCGCATCCGCGTGGTGGTGCGAGTGCCTCCGCCTCCTCCGCAAGCGGCGCCTCCTCCGGGGGCCCCGCCTCTGAATGGAGAGCCTCCCAGCCCACCGCCTCGTGAGGCCGGAGGTTTCCAACGTGGCCCGCCACCGGGTGGTTCCCCCCCGCCTCCAGCTCCCGCGAATCAGCCCCCGCCCAACCGCAGGAGGGATTTGCCGCCCACCATCGTCGAGTTCGAACCGTTGATGGCCCAGGAGCTCGAGGCCGGCTCGCGGCGCTCGCTGCTCATCAGCAGCATTGTCGCGCTGGCGCTGCTGACGGGGGCGGCCATTGCTTTCCGGTGGCTGAAGGGGCGCGAGGCGCTGGAGGCCAAACTGGCTCGCGAGCGGCACCTGGCCGTGCTGGGAGAAATGTCCGCGGTGCTGGCGCACGAGCTGCGCAACCCGCTGGCCTCACTCAAGGGTCACGCGCAGCTGCTCGCCGAGGCGCTGCCCGAGGGCCGCTCGCGGACGAAGGCCGAGCGTGTGGTGAAGGAGGCGCTGCGGCTGGAGGACCTGACGAGCAGCCTGCTGGCCTTCGTGCGCACGGGCACCATCCAACGGCAGGAGACGGATCCGGTGGCGGTGGTCCGGGCTGCGGCCGAGGAGGTAGACCCGCGGCTCATCGAGTTGGATGCGCAGGGCGCGCCCGCTTCGTGGTCGCTGGATGCGGCGCGGATGCAGCAGGTGCTGAGCAATCTGCTGCGCAACGCGGTGCAGGCCTCACCGGCGGGAAGCTCGGTGTTCGCGCGCATCGCCACGGAAGAGCAGGCGCTGCTCTATGAGGTGCGAGACGTGGGCAGCGGCATCCCGCCGGGTCAGGAGAACGTCATCTTCGAGCCGTTCCACACGGGGCGGCCGCTGGGCAACGGGCTGGGGCTGGCCGTAGCGCGGCGGGTGGTGGAGCTGCACGGTGGCAGCATCCGGGCCAGCAACCACCCCGAGGGTGGGGCGCTGTTCCGCGTGCGCATTCCCTTTGCGGCCTGA
- a CDS encoding DUF3857 domain-containing protein — MSRFTWLAALLVLTCPLLALARPADPTAEAAQALADKALELSNSPRGTAYLVRLHGMVEDLEDITPLVSTYATIASKRSADPGTRATATMLLMDLERARSRTVRAAEVNRALGFINDYYVVGGFENEGKSGCDTDFGPEAATVDLSAKFAGAKGREVSWRKLAVAPADGYVDLAAAVRPNREAVAYALTWLEAPAETQVALGVGTSGAFRLWVNGQVAAREDRYNQPRPDQSRVAVKLRKGLNRVLLKVCQETGPLGFYLRQEPMGGRGAVKVALPGTPPALERGTGPAPQVLPTVTSAMRALVEKKPEDATLRGEYATVLSFFRAYDEREHTAAAESERAAKGAPADVGLQLLAASNQRDDLNLRRYYLEAALKAAPDSVSARVALAEHELDRGHPERVPPLLMPVVEKAPDAGSAQLTLARAYEALGEPAKAQLMVEETFRRQPRVPRVVRAAAMSSRKLERTQEVLDRLRVLLALRYDDSPSRRMLGSMLADLGQVEAATREYSTQLGLNPFDNDSRVRLGELRAANGQVDAAVANFAEARALAPDEPEIYEREGRALLAAGRRDEAMAAMERALVLRPQNPSLKEALRTLKGESGGYGTKYLVDATPLIKEVEAYPNEDAVYVVENTYVRVQKNGLTSRLHQLVVKVLNQRGVEDFRTQPVAYSPDRQEVKVLRARITKPDGSVVDSYSDTERNINEPWTGMYYDARAKMLNFPALAPGDVLELQYRIEDTAQDNLLSDYFGEVENIQGIYPKLRFQYSVDMPKERALYSNASKVPGLAATTEEMDGGRMLYQWKTKGVPKVVPEPGMPGWAEVAPPLHVSTYKSWEQVSRYWWGLVRDQLTPNDELRQTVDRVLTGVDRKDDQAVIRAVYNFVVANTRYVALEFGIHGYKPYRVDRILARRFGDCKDKASLIHAMLKIAGVDSRMVLLRMRNLGYIGEEPASLAAFNHAIVYIPKYDTFLDGTAEFHGARELPSADRRATVLIVEPDGTSTFRVTPEAKYEENVTRLTMDVALRPDGGAVVKGLSTVGGQQAAEYRRAYRTTATRKSTFERAWAQSFPGLTVNEVKLNDTTLLDHDVDMDFTMTIPRYAEVVSGSALRFLPFGTGRTYQQAYATLVERRFDLVMQGPWMNQFTLNYTLPAGYTVSELPPPLEEKHSWGRVKLTYRQEGGKLIADGEVAMTSARVKVDEYAAFRDFLGRVDQAFNRKVVLQGPPMGKTAER; from the coding sequence ATGTCGCGCTTCACATGGCTCGCCGCACTCTTGGTGCTCACCTGCCCGCTCCTGGCCCTGGCCAGGCCCGCCGACCCCACGGCCGAGGCCGCCCAGGCGCTGGCGGACAAGGCACTTGAGCTCTCCAACTCGCCTCGTGGCACCGCCTACCTCGTCCGTCTGCACGGGATGGTGGAGGACCTCGAGGACATCACGCCGCTGGTGAGCACCTACGCCACCATCGCCAGCAAGCGCAGCGCGGACCCGGGCACGCGCGCCACAGCGACCATGCTGCTGATGGACCTGGAGCGCGCCCGCAGCCGCACCGTGCGCGCCGCCGAGGTGAACCGCGCGCTGGGCTTCATCAACGACTACTACGTCGTCGGCGGCTTCGAGAACGAGGGCAAGAGCGGCTGTGACACCGACTTCGGCCCCGAGGCGGCCACGGTGGACCTGTCCGCGAAGTTCGCAGGCGCCAAGGGCCGCGAGGTGTCCTGGCGCAAGCTCGCCGTGGCTCCGGCGGACGGCTATGTGGATCTGGCCGCAGCGGTGCGCCCGAACCGCGAGGCGGTGGCGTACGCGCTCACGTGGCTGGAGGCGCCCGCGGAGACGCAGGTGGCGCTGGGCGTGGGTACCTCCGGAGCGTTCCGGCTGTGGGTGAACGGGCAGGTGGCGGCGCGCGAGGACCGGTACAACCAGCCTCGGCCGGACCAGAGCCGCGTGGCGGTGAAGCTGCGCAAGGGGCTCAACCGCGTGCTCCTCAAGGTGTGCCAGGAGACGGGCCCGCTGGGCTTCTATCTGCGCCAGGAGCCGATGGGCGGTCGCGGCGCGGTGAAGGTGGCGCTGCCGGGGACTCCGCCCGCGCTGGAGCGGGGCACGGGCCCGGCGCCTCAGGTGCTGCCCACGGTGACTTCGGCGATGCGCGCCCTGGTGGAGAAGAAGCCGGAGGACGCCACGCTGCGCGGCGAGTACGCCACGGTGCTCTCCTTCTTCCGCGCGTATGACGAGCGCGAGCACACCGCCGCGGCGGAGTCCGAGCGCGCGGCCAAGGGGGCCCCGGCTGACGTGGGCCTGCAGTTGCTGGCCGCGTCGAACCAGCGGGATGACCTCAACCTGCGGCGCTATTACCTGGAGGCGGCCCTCAAGGCGGCGCCGGACTCGGTGTCGGCGCGCGTGGCGCTGGCCGAGCACGAGCTGGATCGCGGCCACCCGGAGCGCGTGCCCCCGCTGCTCATGCCGGTGGTGGAAAAGGCGCCCGACGCGGGCTCGGCGCAGCTGACGCTGGCGCGCGCGTACGAGGCGCTGGGCGAGCCGGCCAAGGCACAGCTGATGGTGGAGGAGACGTTCCGCCGCCAGCCTCGCGTGCCCCGGGTGGTGCGGGCGGCGGCCATGTCTTCGCGCAAGCTGGAGCGCACCCAGGAGGTGCTGGATCGGCTGCGCGTGCTGCTGGCGCTGCGCTACGACGACTCGCCGAGCCGCCGCATGCTGGGCTCGATGCTGGCGGACCTCGGGCAGGTGGAGGCGGCCACGCGCGAGTACTCCACGCAGCTGGGCCTGAACCCCTTCGACAATGACTCGCGCGTGCGGCTGGGTGAGCTGCGCGCCGCCAACGGGCAGGTGGACGCGGCGGTGGCGAACTTCGCCGAGGCCCGGGCGCTGGCCCCGGACGAGCCTGAAATCTACGAGCGCGAGGGCCGTGCGCTGCTGGCCGCTGGGCGCCGGGATGAGGCCATGGCCGCCATGGAGCGGGCGCTGGTGCTGCGGCCGCAGAACCCCTCTCTGAAGGAGGCGCTGCGCACCCTGAAGGGCGAGTCCGGCGGCTACGGCACGAAGTACCTGGTGGACGCCACGCCGCTCATCAAGGAAGTGGAGGCCTACCCGAACGAGGACGCGGTTTACGTGGTGGAGAACACCTACGTGCGCGTGCAGAAGAACGGGCTCACGAGCCGGCTGCACCAGCTGGTGGTGAAGGTGCTCAACCAGCGCGGTGTGGAGGACTTCCGCACGCAGCCGGTGGCGTACTCGCCGGATCGCCAGGAGGTGAAGGTGCTGCGTGCGCGCATCACCAAGCCGGACGGCTCCGTGGTGGACAGCTACAGCGACACCGAGCGCAACATCAACGAGCCGTGGACGGGCATGTACTACGACGCCCGCGCGAAGATGCTGAACTTCCCCGCGCTGGCGCCGGGCGACGTGCTGGAGCTGCAGTACCGCATCGAGGACACGGCGCAGGACAACCTGCTGTCGGACTACTTCGGCGAGGTGGAGAACATCCAGGGCATCTACCCGAAGCTGCGCTTCCAGTACTCGGTGGACATGCCCAAGGAGCGCGCCCTGTACTCCAACGCCTCGAAGGTGCCGGGCCTGGCAGCCACCACGGAGGAGATGGACGGCGGGCGCATGCTCTACCAGTGGAAGACGAAGGGCGTGCCCAAGGTGGTGCCAGAGCCGGGCATGCCGGGCTGGGCCGAGGTGGCGCCGCCGCTGCACGTGTCCACGTACAAGTCCTGGGAGCAGGTGAGCCGCTACTGGTGGGGCCTGGTAAGGGATCAGCTCACGCCCAACGACGAGCTGCGCCAGACGGTGGACCGCGTGCTCACGGGCGTGGACCGCAAGGATGATCAGGCGGTGATTCGCGCCGTCTACAACTTCGTGGTGGCCAACACGCGCTACGTGGCGCTGGAGTTCGGCATCCACGGCTACAAGCCGTACCGGGTAGACCGCATTCTGGCGCGGCGCTTCGGCGACTGTAAGGACAAGGCGAGCCTCATCCACGCGATGCTGAAGATTGCGGGGGTGGACAGCCGCATGGTGCTCTTGCGCATGCGGAACCTGGGCTACATCGGTGAGGAGCCGGCGAGCCTGGCGGCCTTCAACCACGCCATCGTCTACATCCCCAAGTACGACACCTTCCTGGACGGGACGGCGGAGTTCCACGGGGCGCGCGAGCTGCCGAGCGCGGACCGGCGGGCCACGGTGCTCATCGTCGAGCCGGATGGGACGAGCACCTTCCGCGTCACGCCCGAGGCCAAGTACGAGGAGAACGTCACGCGGCTCACCATGGACGTGGCGCTCAGGCCGGACGGGGGCGCGGTGGTGAAGGGCCTGAGCACGGTGGGCGGCCAGCAGGCGGCGGAGTACCGGCGGGCGTACCGCACGACGGCCACGCGCAAGTCCACCTTCGAGCGCGCCTGGGCGCAGAGCTTCCCGGGGCTCACGGTGAACGAGGTGAAGCTCAATGACACCACGCTGCTGGACCACGACGTGGACATGGACTTCACGATGACGATTCCGCGCTACGCGGAGGTGGTGTCGGGCTCGGCGCTGCGCTTCCTGCCGTTCGGCACGGGCCGCACCTACCAGCAGGCCTACGCCACGCTGGTGGAGCGCCGGTTCGACCTGGTGATGCAGGGCCCGTGGATGAACCAGTTCACGCTGAACTACACGCTACCCGCGGGCTACACGGTGTCCGAGCTGCCGCCGCCGCTCGAGGAGAAGCACTCCTGGGGCCGGGTGAAGCTGACCTACCGCCAGGAGGGCGGCAAGCTCATCGCCGACGGCGAGGTGGCGATGACCTCTGCGCGCGTGAAGGTGGATGAGTACGCGGCGTTCCGCGACTTCCTCGGCCGCGTGGACCAGGCGTTCAACCGCAAGGTGGTGCTCCAGGGCCCGCCGATGGGGAAGACGGCCGAGCGCTGA